The following proteins come from a genomic window of Candidozyma auris chromosome 4, complete sequence:
- a CDS encoding ssDNA-dependent ATPase: MEEKCPICFKQFPIPFLERHVNSCLDTLESSSSPVPATVSGSAEGESDESTMKEPKQLDAFAALGLKTDSWRNSDKAVKKEKATLTGILIAERRLKRKQEELEREIKRQSLEKSSSLDESSQSAGSSGQARETGVCDAHGSTQVAGSVENDHTDISGKSDSQVGVLRNRQRDRNDELAKLTREAELPLAQRLRPKTLDDFFGQEKLVGENGVLRNIMSAEQIPSFILWGVPGVGKTSLARIIATSSNYKFVELSGADSNAKKLKEAFADAQSERQLTGQRTILFLDEIHRFNRAVQDLLLPVIEKGTVTVIGATTENPSFTLNNALLSRMHTFVMEPLSNEALVKILNRGLFLINKTRKLVYKLHLIALSRDAINHIARVSTGDSRVALNILESINAYLSGMIYKVVKKEEPEIETIDFDPKFGVIKVGIEELKPLMRSQNFHQMYDKVGENHYDTISAFHKSVRGCNADAAVFYLVRMLSGGEDPLFIARRMIVIASEDIGLRDSSCLPFAISVMEAIQFIGMPEGEIILAHCAVKLSRAPKSTKSYRALRGAQALLKENPDVMKLPIPLHLRNAPTALMKDLGYGNTYKYNPHYKHGKVVQEYLPPELNETKFVENGHFKDGTDRLVSMEEMKALDEERQAFEEFKRSKREERSTLAKNSRKQSREKTRTLIESVEDSAERLNSYDEFLDQSDQPEYFDGDERDHYSDDPDASHNFECSYDEFVNEKSFEQRDSPIHYDEMTI, translated from the coding sequence ATGGAAGAAAAGTGTCCCATATGCTTCAAGCAATTCCCAATACCATTTCTAGAACGCCATGTGAACTCCTGCTTAGATACTTTGgaactgctgctgctgccggTGCCGGCCACTGTGAGCGGCCTGGCGGAAGGTGAATCAGATGAGTCTACTATGAAAGAGCCAAAGCAGCTAGACGCGTTTGCAGCTCTTGGTTTGAAGACAGATTCATGGAGGAATTCTGATAAAGCcgtgaagaaagagaaagccaCGCTCACAGGCATTCTTATCGCGGAAAGACGCTTGAAGCGCAAACAGGAAGAGCTTGAAAGAGAGATCAAGAGGCagtctttggagaagagctCGCTGCTAGATGAATCTTCACAGCTGGCAGGGTCACTGGGTCAGGCACGCGAGACTGGTGTTTGCGACGCTCATGGAAGCACTCAGGTAGCGGGCTCAGTCGAGAATGATCATACTGATATTCTGGGTAAGCTGGACAGCCAGGTCGGTGTATTAAGGAACAGACAACGAGATCGGAACGATGAGCTCGCAAAGTTGACAAGAGAAGCGGAGTTACCACTAGCGCAAAGACTACGACCAAAGACTcttgatgatttctttgGACAGGAGAAACTAGTTGGTGAGAATGGCGTGCTTCGAAACATCATGAGCGCAGAGCAGATACCCTCGTTCATTCTTTGGGGTGTGCCAGGTGTTGGGAAAACATCATTGGCCCGCATAATTGCGACGTCATCTAACTACAAATTTGTTGAATTATCAGGGGCGGACAGTAATGCTAAGAAGCTTAAAGAGGCATTTGCTGATGCACAATCAGAACGACAACTTACAGGGCAAAGAACTATTCTATTCCTCGACGAGATTCACAGATTTAACAGAGCTGTGCAAGATTTGCTCTTGCCAGTCATCGAGAAGGGTACTGTAACAGTGATAGGGGCCACCACGGAAAACCCATCCTTCACATTAAACAATGCTCTCTTATCCAGAATGCATACGTTTGTGATGGAGCCACTATCCAACGAAGCTCTtgtgaagattttgaatcGTgggctcttcttgattaaCAAGACAAGGAAGCTTGTCTACAAGCTACATTTGATTGCCCTAAGCAGAGATGCAATAAACCACATAGCACGCGTGAGTACTGGAGATTCACGAGTCGCCCTTAATATATTGGAGTCAATCAACGCTTATTTGTCAGGTATGATTTACAAGGTCgtaaaaaaagaagaacctGAAATTGAGACTATTGATTTTGATCCGAAGTTTGGTGTGATTAAAGTTGGcattgaggagttgaagcCGCTCATGAGATCGCAAAACTTTCATCAAATGTATGATAAGGTGGGTGAGAACCACTACGATACAATAAGTGCATTCCATAAATCAGTTCGAGGTTGCAATGCTGACGCTGCCGTGTTCTATCTAGTGCGCATGCTCAGTGGTGGCGAAGACCCTCTTTTTATCGCCAGGCGAATGATCGTAATCGCAAGTGAAGATATTGGGCTACGTGATTCCTCGTGTTTGCCGTTTGCGATCTCCGTCATGGAGGCCATACAGTTCATTGGTATGCCAGAAGGTGAGATCATCTTGGCTCACTGTGCTGTTAAACTTTCAAGAGCTCCTAAGTCCACCAAATCCTATAGAGCGCTCAGAGGGGCTCAAGCATTGCTCAAGGAAAATCCCGATGTGATGAAATTGCCAATTCCATTGCACTTAAGAAATGCTCCAACagctttgatgaaggatTTGGGTTATGGGAATACCTACAAATACAATCCTCACTATAAACATGGGAAGGTGGTACAGGAGTATCTCCCACCCGAATTGAACGAAACAAAGTTTGTTGAAAATGGTCATTTCAAAGACGGTACAGATCGCTTGGTGAGCATGGAGGAAATGAAAGCCCTTGATGAAGAGCgacaagcttttgaagagttcaagagATCGAAACGTGAAGAACGAAGTACTTTGGCAAAAAATTCTCGTAAGCAATCCCGGGAAAAGACAAGAACACTCATAGAACTGGTTGAAGACAGCGCCGAGAGACTTAATAGTTACGATGAATTTTTAGACCAAAGCGATCAACCTGAATATTTCGATGGAGATGAACGAGATCACTACTCGGATGATCCTGACGCATCTCACAATTTTGAGTGTTCATATGATGAGTTTGTGAATGAGAAGTCTTTTGAGCAGAGAGACAGCCCCATCCATTATGATGAAATGACTATTTAA
- the NEP1 gene encoding 18S rRNA pseudouridine methyltransferase → MAEEQTSKTSSSNSTKKEPSNGAPAAPPASFVPTRPQVLTSKDKDTKRLVVVLSQACLETHKIGTGASAGDKYALLNCDDHQGLLRKMGRDIAEARPDITHQCLLTLLDSPINKAGRLQVFIHTARGVLIEVNPSVRIPRTFKRFSGLMVQLLHKLSIRSVNSEEKLLKVIKNPITDHLPTKCRKITLSFDAEIRRVQDYVETLDEDESICVFVGAMARGQDNFADEYVDEKIGLSNYPLSASVACSKFCHGCEDVWGIM, encoded by the coding sequence ATGGCAGAGGAGCAAACCCTGAAAACCCTGAGTTCCAACTCCACAAAAAAGGAGCCTTCAAATGGTGCCCCAGCTGCTCCACCAGCTTCGTTCGTTCCCACGAGACCTCAAGTACTCACATCGAAGGATAAAGATACCAAAAGACTAGTGGTAGTCTTATCGCAGGCATGTTTGGAGACACATAAGATTGGCACGGGTGCCTCTGCTGGTGACAAATATGCTCTTTTGAACTGTGATGACCACCAGGGCTTATTGAGGAAGATGGGCCGTGATATTGCCGAAGCCAGACCTGATATCACCCATCAGTGCCTCTTGACTTTGTTGGACTCCCCTATCAATAAGGCAGGCAGACTACAGGTATTTATCCACACTGCGAGAGGGGTATTGATAGAAGTGAATCCCAGCGTAAGAATCCCAAGAACTTTTAAGAGATTCTCTGGTTTGATGGTGCAGCTTTTGCATAAACTCAGCATTCGCCTGGTAAATTCCGAGGAAAAATTGCTCAAAGTGATCAAGAATCCTATCACGGATCATCTTCCAACAAAGTGCCGTAAGATCACATTAAGTTTCGATGCAGAAATCAGAAGAGTGCAAGACTACGTGGAAACTTtagatgaagatgaaagcATATGCGTTTTTGTGGGTGCCATGGCTAGAGGTCAGGATAACTTTGCTGACGAATACGtcgatgagaagattggGCTTTCCAATTATCCTTTATCGGCTTCTGTGGCTTGCTCTAAGTTCTGTCACGGATGCGAGGACGTGTGGGGTATCATGTAA
- the RPL37B gene encoding 60S ribosomal protein eL37, translating to MGKGTPSMGKRHNKSHIICNRCGRRSLHAQKKTCASCGYPSAKMRSYNWASKAKRRRTTGTGRMAYLKHVSRRFNNGFQTSVKTA from the exons ATGGGTA AGGGTACTCCATCTATGGGTAAGAGACACAACAAGTCTCACATCATCTGCAACAGATGTGGCCGTCGTTCTTTGCACGCCCAGAAGAAGACCTGTGCTTCTTGTGGCTACCCATCTGCTAAGATGAGATCTTACAACTGGGCTTCCAAGgccaagagaagaagaactacTGGTACCGGTAGAATGGCCTACCTTAAGCACGTCAGCAGAAGATTCAACAACGGCTTCCAGACTTCCGTCAAGACTGCTTAA
- the TOS4 gene encoding Tos4p, translating into MDHQFPPSSPVTHDTEQRDPFSKLKGSTIGFPQRGRFDYPTPNPSSTAGRSSSPARQADDSENNITFSRPAKTTAPINKSFNIVNPDSSVLRVPLLTSKPEFFIGRSSKSCDFSFKPIDKAVSRTHIKVYHSDDSLAITCLGYNGVGMILPRVCEVHKVEGKESYYRLQEASKPLKLQNLSKTIHLDYQHTEFHVSRGETVEMPRFTNILFQIHSKVVLLNPDDYEEALTDEEDFRLMKATESDHNIDEEVPSKKQDSAGDKSTKKEDATPLNSSKFKPCTPKKVSYRVTSEEPTPIKTSKSKTSLPKIASEDKENAEIRNIGESEKDDLHDIARPFKRATTPMANRTNNVSKSPLVKRRATSEEPVGSKKSKKEPARDAEGKLIIDDSCIKGLKNVREISNILINHLAFSRLSSTPASFLNTISAVVSELTLEQLRTVLHQIDCIGVIYREGKDAAGKPLEEEYYYIPEKDEDSERTKLVSSIKGHGGLRACRRKHKQYYWKKPAPIKK; encoded by the coding sequence ATGGACCATCAGTTCCCGCCCTCTTCTCCGGTCACACATGACACGGAGCAAAGAGACCCCTTCTCTAAGCTCAAAGGTTCTACCATAGGGTTTCCCCAGAGAGGTAGATTCGACTACCCAACTCCCAACCCATCTTCTACGGCAGGCAGATCGTCGTCACCAGCAAGACAGGCAGATGATAGTGAAAACAATATTACTTTTAGCAGGCCTGCTAAGACAACGGCACCAATCAATAAAAGCTTCAACATTGTGAATCCAGACTCACTGGTTTTAAGAGTACCATTACTCACATCAAAACCTGAATTCTTCATCGGGAGAAGCCTGAAGTCTTGTGATTTTTCATTTAAGCCTATTGATAAGGCTGTTTCCAGAACTCACATCAAAGTCTACCACTCTGATGATAGCTTAGCTATTACGTGCCTAGGTTACAACGGAGTTGGGATGATATTGCCTCGCGTTTGCGAGGTTCATAAAGTTGAAGGGAAGGAGTCTTATTATAGATTGCAAGAAGCAAGCAAGCCGttgaagttgcaaaatctctCAAAAACCATCCACTTGGACTACCAGCACACTGAGTTTCATGTGAGTAGGGGGGAGACGGTCGAAATGCCACGGTTTACCAACATTCTCTTCCAGATCCACAGTAAAGTCGTCTTGCTTAATCCTGATGATTATGAAGAGGCCCTTACCGACGAGGAAGATTTCAGACTCATGAAAGCAACAGAAAGCGACCACAACATCGATGAAGAGGTTCCTTCGAAGAAACAAGATAGTGCTGGTGATAAGAGTActaaaaaagaagatgctACTCCTTtaaattcatcaaaatttaAGCCCTGTACACCAAAGAAAGTATCATACCGTGTGACTTCGGAAGAGCCCACCCCAATTAAGACATCCAAACTGAAAACCTCCCTTCCAAAAATTGCCTCTGAGGACAAAGAGAATGCTGAAATTAGAAACATAGGCGAAAGCGAAAAGGATGATTTGCATGATATTGCCCGAcctttcaaaagagccaCCACACCTATGGCTAATAGAACCAACAATGTCTCCAAAAGTCCTCTCGTTAAGCGGAGGGCGACAAGCGAGGAGCCAGTAggatcaaaaaaatctaaGAAGGAACCTGCTAGAGACGCGGAGGGTAAActcatcattgatgattCATGCATCAAGGGTCTAAAAAACGTGCGTGAAATCAGCAACATTCTTATTAATCATCTAGCATTCTCTaggctttcttcaacgcctGCTTCATTTTTGAATACAATACTGGCAGTGGTTTCCGAGCTCACGCTAGAGCAATTGAGGACTGTGCTTCATCAGATTGATTGCATTGGTGTCATCTACAGAGAAGGCAAAGATGCTGCCGGAAAGCCCCTTGAGGAGGAGTACTACTACATTCCTGAGAAGGATGAAGACTCTGAGAGGACCAAGCTCGTAAGCTCCATCAAGGGTCACGGTGGTTTGAGAGCTTGCAGAAGGAAACACAAACAGTACTATTGGAAGAAACCTGCTCCCATCAAGAAATAG
- a CDS encoding TFIIH complex kinase subunit CCL1, whose protein sequence is MTESETDGSSAESTVPKQKTTVSIDDLYRRSSQYQLWSFTSDELDHVKKSTYENGRMAAIERFEETKEKMSLEKGEVFAQHADKLTSDKVLDLITFDEQQKYLQFFAQQILQTCAHFRMPTQVKATAVAFFQRFYLHNSPMTYHPKNIVFTCVFLAAKSENYFISIDSFCSLLPKTEKSDILNLEFDVLQSLRFTLLVHHPFRPLYGFFLDLQQVLMHPTPVMYDVNIDTIGTLYDEAKKWLNDYALLSDVAFLFTPPQIALAALYDCNKRVTNRYLKIKFSKSNDGTHLESITEEDPEETSEGKGENMDTKATDPENKVSQKPHGQSPVNLYEELVKTIRRCISVAKTKIETSREECIEIDKKCVYVLNPGKVLKKKLKALSSETVTN, encoded by the coding sequence ATGACAGAGAGTGAAACTGATGGATCCTCAGCAGAGCTGACAGTGCCAAAACAAAAGACGACGGTTTCTATTGATGATTTGTACAGGCGATCTTCTCAATATCAACTATGGTCTTTCACAAGTGATGAACTCGACCACgtcaagaaatcaacatATGAAAATGGACGAATGGCAGCTATAGAAcgatttgaagaaactaAGGAGAAGATGAGCTTAGAGAAAGGCGAAGTATTCGCTCAGCATGCGGATAAACTCACATCTGACAAGGTGCTAGATCTAATAACGTTCGACGAACAGCAAAAATACCTTCAATTCTTCGCCCAGCAGATTTTGCAAACATGTGCCCATTTTCGGATGCCCACTCAAGTTAAGGCTACAGCTGTTGCTTTTTTTCAGAGGTTTTACCTTCATAATTCACCCATGACGTATCATCCCAAGAACATCGTGTTCACTTGCGTCTTCTTGGCAGCAAAGCTGGAAAACTACTTCATATCTATAGattctttttgcagccttCTTCCGAAAACAGAGAAGCTGGACATTTTGAATCTAGAATTTGACGTCTTACAATCGCTTAGATTTACCCTTCTAGTTCATCACCCATTCAGACCGCTCTACggtttcttccttgaccttcaacaagttctAATGCATCCTACACCAGTCATGTATGATGTCAACATAGACACTATTGGAACTCTCTATGATGAAGCGAAAAAGTGGCTTAATGATTATGCTCTTCTCAGCGATGTTGCGTTCCTTTTCACACCTCCTCAGATTGCACTAGCTGCGTTGTACGACTGCAACAAAAGAGTGACTAATAGATAtctcaagatcaagttcTCGAAAAGTAATGATGGGACACATTTAGAGAGTATTACTGAAGAAGACCCTGAAGAAACAAGTGAAGGCAAGGGCGAGAATATGGACACTAAGGCTACTGATCCTGAGAATAAAGTCAGTCAGAAACCACACGGCCAATCTCCTGTAAATCTATATGAAGAATTGGTGAAAACTATTCGAAGATGCATATCTGTTGCGAAAACAAAGATCGAAACTAGTCGTGAAGAGTGTATTGAGATCGATAAGAAATGCGTGTACGTTCTCAACCCAGGCAAggttctcaagaagaaattgaaagCGTTGTCGAGTGAAACTGTCACAAATTAG
- the OGG1 gene encoding 8-oxoguanine glycosylase OGG1: MTANLLWKSIPLSPVELSLARVLRCGQTFRWKNVDSVWSFTANGQIILLKQDSSHLHYACILPDDQSSSSGISKAYETTREFIHDYFNLNVKLKELYAQWAEVELKYRSKSRAVSFATFPGIRILRQDPWETVVSFICSSNNNVKRISKMCDALCQEFGTYINDYDDHAYFTFPEPAALAGPDVEQKLRDLGFGYRAKYINQTAKLFMNPEIPEITMETLHAQRQKSYEDAHEYLLQLSGVGPKVADCICLMALDKHDVVPVDTHVLQIATRDYKYKGPKTMNKVSYHQVRLHLQKLFGKYAGWAQSVMFAADLSDLNNGINQKDGVRVKHEVKIEQDPSTKSEDASVKAETIEISTELASSGPKLKRIKVEA; this comes from the coding sequence ATGACTGCCAACCTTCTTTGGAAACTGATACCCCTTTCCCCTGTCGAATTATCACTCGCTCGTGTTCTACGTTGTGGCCAAACATTTCGCTGGAAAAATGTGGATTCCGTTTGGAGCTTCACCGCTAACGGCCAGATTATCCTCTTGAAGCAAGACTCAAGTCATTTACACTACGCATGCATACTTCCAGACGATCAGTCCCTGTCAAGCGGTATATCAAAAGCATACGAGACAACAAGAGAATTTATTCATGACTATTTCAATCTAAATGTGAAACTTAAGGAACTCTACGCGCAATGGGCAGAGGTCGAGCTCAAGTACAGATCAAAGAGCAGAGCGGTTTCTTTTGCCACTTTTCCTGGAATTAGAATCTTGAGACAGGATCCATGGGAGACGGTAGTGCTGTTTATCTGCTCGTCGAATAACAATGTCAAGAGAATCTCTAAAATGTGTGATGCTTTATGCCAAGAGTTTGGTACTTACATCAATGACTATGATGACCATGCATATTTCACTTTTCCGGAGCCTGCTGCTCTCGCAGGCCCAGACGTGGAACAAAAGCTAAGAGATCTCGGATTTGGTTACAGAGCGAAGTACATCAATCAAACTGCAAAGCTTTTCATGAACCCTGAGATTCCTGAAATCACCATGGAGACGTTGCATGCgcagaggcagaagagCTATGAAGATGCCCACGagtatcttcttcagctctcAGGTGTGGGCCCTAAAGTTGCTGATTGCATCTGCCTCATGGCATTGGATAAGCACGATGTAGTGCCAGTTGATACACATGTTTTGCAGATCGCTACTCGAGATTACAAGTACAAAGGGCCGAAGACTATGAACAAGGTTTCGTATCATCAGGTTCGTCTTCATCTACAGAAGTTGTTTGGGAAGTATGCTGGGTGGGCCCAACTGGTCATGTTCGCTGCTGACCTTTCGGATTTGAATAATGGAATCAACCAAAAGGACGGCGTAAGAGTTAAACATGAAGTAAAAATAGAACAAGATCCTTCGACGAAATCGGAGGATGCCAGCGTCAAAGCGGAGACTATAGAGATTTCTACCGAGCTTGCGTCCAGTGGGccaaaactcaaaagaatcaaagttgaagcttAA
- the GIN4 gene encoding protein kinase GIN4, with the protein MQLSRQGSLSSTASNSHSHPQMIGPWKLGKTLGRGATGRVLLGINSTTGQKAAVKVVSKSALNDEYDKPTKGGLPYGIEREIIIMKLLTHPNVLRLYDVWETSKALYLVLEYVEGGELFDLLVERGPLQEQEAVKYFRQIILGTAYCHALGICHRDLKPENLLLDASLNVKLADFGMAALESNGKLLETSCGSPHYAAPEIVSGLKYHGAASDVWSCGVILFALLTGRLPFDDENIRNLLLKVQAGNFDMPEELSDDAQDLIWRMLTVDPMKRLTTPEVLNHRLLNKYPIPNEDLISVKSLPHPETAYRSLGSIKNIDKQILSNLSILWHDRAEEEIIDCLLKKGQNPEKTFYALLLRYRHNSDEFATPSASVNGSPGKRLPRSTSSLSNRGTPKRKSSKINATTAKNRPVSFQRRYGANRNSVINTRRHSANSSVQNSPFRSPGKNNRAYNQSPSKSPRKRSVVSRSTTASLPKNLYNEIVNAQDTTEGSLSPTLPSKDSIYAEGNEAPGSKEEAYKEAQAALESAPTLAPGASTSANKRSSVLTKNNRMSRRKSLRQSLTSGLKRNSITVKLLSTYAKLSSETDWEYMDKQTKRTSATFATLCDKIFNQEDYNADDEKLEDEEEKRVKEYERLMEIERKKHDAELKARRELAKQKRRSKRRSLLASSQKLSITVTEDSKDDGEAKPEGGEISQPKRQSKQIGNLRSISEGAKEDHNELTQADVDKLKKRSVTQPNPRRRLTPILTRRPVSRLDPLWTAQKIDDIDDEVADTEVAKAQRKKVNRESMVSVGNADDVRRLSKNFDYDTNEIQLLDHEKDETDLSEDYNKEIRKSKLLNSQYNLKSELNEGSKTAPRKRGQRTASEKLEDRKTLIGSVHIPKVTRKSTHFSASNKRLSILTMRSTKESYHDLNSILDAHNEDIQEDELAEEEKIDRGMPQLRTSFADRLDRAGFANDDDDDMSEGGSVMDFDEHLANKRSSYYAGNGPKRYPTTKRHSAKPKKGPLDDDETLTDTKDHDKKNADYTFADDGDNKQNDDSERDVFENIKLPKEKKNDSAKSRPRVGRNPVSTMLIPDMEKVDAETRQGGSKPYGKVHPEKEALDGARKNPKPLVDTTNTPPKITQDPPQKRNRSIFRKLSWGTKKSLEDSNAQQLPSPADSRANSVEEKKGGLFSRWFSSSQTAPSADDIKRYRTILPRHEMITALYALLNSWSNFGLKNLKKDSVGYNITGAISGNNSFNLKSCKFRIKINSRALNQKSELICAKVKGSSATSTTLFKEIQKVLEKEGVLEA; encoded by the coding sequence ATGCAGCTTTCAAGACAAGGCTCCCTCTCCTCGACCGCTTCGAATTCCCATAGCCATCCTCAAATGATAGGACCATGGAAGCTAGGTAAAACACTCGGAAGAGGTGCCACAGGACGTGTTCTCCTCGGCATAAACAGTACTACCGGCCAAAAAGCCGCTGTCAAGGTTGTTTCCAAATCGGCATTGAATGATGAATATGACAAGCCTACCAAAGGCGGTCTTCCTTACGGCATTGAGCGTGAAATTATCATCATGAAGTTGCTCACTCACCCAAATGTGTTGCGTCTTTACGATGTTTGGGAAACATCGAAGGCTTTGTATTTGGTTTTAGAGTACGTTGAGGGAGGCGAGCTATTTGATTTATTGGTCGAAAGAGGCCCATTGCAAGAACAGGAGGCCGTTAAATACTTCAGACAAATCATCTTGGGCACAGCCTACTGCCACGCCTTGGGAATTTGCCATAGGGATTTGAAACCAGAAAATTTACTACTCGACGCCTCGCTCAACGTTAAATTAGCAGATTTTGGTATGGCTGCCCTCGAAAGTAATGGTAAGCTACTTGAAACTTCCTGTGGCTCTCCACATTACGCTGCTCCAGAAATTGTTTCCGGATTGAAATACCATGGCGCTGCATCCGACGTCTGGTCTTGTGGTGTTATTCTTTTCGCATTGCTCACTGGACGTTTACCTTTCGATGACGAGAATATCAGAAATTTGTTATTGAAAGTCCAGGCTGGTAACTTTGATATGCCTGAGGAATTGAGTGACGATGCCCAGGATTTGATTTGGCGTATGCTCACGGTGGATCCAATGAAGAGATTGACAACTCCAGAAGTCTTGAATCACcgcttgttgaacaagtacCCCATCCCGAACGAAGATTTAATCAGCGTTAAGTCATTGCCACATCCCGAAACTGCTTATAGATCATTGGGCTCGATTAAGAACATCGATAAACAGATATTACTGAATCTTTCCATCTTATGGCATGACAgagcagaggaagaaatcaTTGATTGCCTCCTTAAAAAGGGTCAAAATCCTGAGAAAACCTTTTATGCTTTGCTTCTTAGATATAGACACAATCTGGATGAGTTCGCAACACCATCTGCATCAGTCAATGGTTCTCCTGGAAAGAGATTACCTCgttcaacatcatcattaTCTAATAGGGGGACACCAAAGCGCAAGAGCAGCAAGATTAATGCTACCACAGCTAAAAACAGACCTGTGTCATTCCAAAGACGCTATGGGGCGAATAGGAACTCTGTCATCAACACAAGGAGACATTCTGCAAACTCAAGTGTGCAAAATTCTCCATTCAGATCTCCTGGCAAGAACAACAGAGCGTATAACCAGTCACCTTCAAAGTCACCACGAAAGAGGAGCGTGGTATCTAGATCGACAACGGCAAGCTTGCCCAAAAACCTTTACAATGAGATTGTCAATGCGCAAGATACCACCGAGGgatctctttctccaacgTTGCCCTCGAAAGATTCTATCTATGCGGAAGGAAATGAGGCACCAGGAAGCAAGGAAGAGGCATACAAAGAAGCGCAAGCAGCTCTCGAATCAGCACCCACCTTGGCGCCGGGAGCATCGACCAGCGCAAACAAGAGAAGTTCTGTTCTCACCAAAAACAACAGGATGTCCAGGCGTAAGTCTTTGAGGCAATCACTCACTTCTGGTCTCAAGAGGAACTCAATCACAGTAAAACTATTGTCAACATATGCTAAGTTGTCCAGTGAGACCGATTGGGAGTACATGGATAAGCAAACTAAACGTACTTCGGCGACGTTTGCCACCCTTTGCGATAAAATTTTCAATCAGGAAGATTACAATGCTGATGACGAAAAACTtgaggacgaagaagaaaagagggTGAAGGAGTACGAGAGACTCATGGAAATTGAACGCAAGAAGCACGACGCGGAACTCAAAGCTAGAAGAGAACTTGCAAAGCAAAAAAGACGCCTGAAAAGACGCTCCTTGCTAGCATCATCTCAAAAGCTATCTATAACTGTCACAGAAGACAGCAAAGACGATGGTGAAGCAAAACCTGAGGGTGGAGAGATCCTGCAACCAAAGAGACAGTCCAAACAGATTGGCAATTTACGTTCCATATCGGAGGGcgcaaaagaagatcacaaTGAGTTGACACAAGCGGACGttgacaaactcaaaaagagatcTGTTACACAACCTAACCCTCGTCGCAGACTCACCCCAATTCTTACTAGACGCCCTGTGTCTCGTTTAGATCCATTGTGGACCGCTCAAAAAATAGATGATATCGATGACGAAGTCGCCGATACCGAGGTGgcaaaagctcaaagaaagaaagtcaaCAGAGAATCGATGGTCTCTGTTGGAAATGCCGACGATGTTCGTCGACTTTCCAAAAATTTCGACTACGATACCAATGAAATCCAACTTTTGGATCATGAAAAGGATGAAACAGACTTGAGTGAAGATTACAACAAAGAAATTAGAAAATCAAAGCTACTCAATTCTCAATACAATTTGAAAAGCGAATTGAATGAAGGGTCCAAGACCgctccaagaaagagaggcCAGAGAACTGCCAGcgagaaacttgaagatAGGAAGACTTTAATCGGCAGTGTCCATATACCTAAAGTGACAAGAAAGTCAACACATTTCTCAGCATCCAACAAAAGATTGTCTATTCTTACAATGAGATCTACCAAAGAATCCTATCATGATTTGAACAGCATTCTTGATGCCCATAATGAGGACATTCAAGAGGATGAGCTcgcagaagaagaaaaaattgacagAGGTATGCCTCAACTCAGAACCAGTTTTGCTGATCGCTTGGATCGTGCTGGCTTTgccaatgatgatgacgatgataTGTCTGAAGGTGGATCTGTTATGGATTTTGATGAGCATCTTGCAAACAAAAGATCGTCATATTATGCTGGAAATGGACCAAAGAGATACCCAACAACGAAGAGGCACTCAGCTAAGCCCAAAAAGGGTCCAttggacgatgatgaaacTTTGACGGATACGAAAGATcatgacaagaagaatgccGATTACACGTTTGCTGATGATGGTGACAATAAACAGAACGATGATAGCGAGAGAGATGTCTTCGAAAATATCAAGTTAccaaaggagaaaaagaatgattCCGCAAAATCTAGGCCTAGAGTTGGACGGAATCCAGTTTCTACGATGTTGATTCCTGACATGGAGAAGGTTGATGCCGAAACAAGACAAGGAGGACTGAAACCATACGGAAAGGTTCATcctgaaaaagaagcactCGATGGAGCTCGAAAAAACCCCAAACCTTTGGTCGATACTACCAACACCCCACCCAAGATCACGCAAGATCCTCCACAGAAACGCAACAGATCAATTTTCAGAAAGCTTTCCTGGGGAACCAAAAAATCATTGGAAGACAGCAATGCTCAACAGCTTCCATCACCAGCTGACTCTAGGGCAAACTCTGtcgaagagaagaaaggcGGTTTGTTTTCAAGATGGTTCTCCTCGTCCCAGACTGCTCCATCTGCTGATGACATCAAGAGATACCGCACAATACTACCCAGACATGAGATGATAACTGCGTTGTACGCTCTTCTCAATTCCTGGTCAAATTTTGGGCttaaaaatttgaagaaagacaGCGTGGGATACAACATTACTGGTGCGATTTCTGGAAACAACTctttcaatttgaagagctGTAAATTTAGAATCAAGATAAACTCAAGAGCATTGAATCAAAAGTCAGAGTTGATTTGTGCAAAAGTGAAAGGTTCAAGTGCTACATCCACGACATTATTTAAAGAGATCCAAAAAGTcttggaaaaagaaggcgTTTTGGAGGCCTGA